In Desulfofundulus kuznetsovii DSM 6115, the following are encoded in one genomic region:
- a CDS encoding Uma2 family endonuclease codes for MSDVREAASRYQTTKPLPAGRITFEEFLAWCDEDTRAEWVDGEVIILTPAASKHQKIIMLLSSLLREFALLKNLGEILTAPFLVRLPGTLRRGREPDILFVSNEKLPFLKETYMDGAPDLIVEVTSPESLVRDREEKYVEYEASGVREYWLIDPDRQQAEFFRLGENGRYRTIWPDQNGIYHSEVLPGFWLKVDWLWQDPLPSAIACFKEMGLI; via the coding sequence ATGTCTGATGTCCGCGAGGCGGCTTCTCGTTACCAGACCACTAAACCTTTGCCGGCGGGCAGGATCACCTTTGAGGAATTTCTGGCCTGGTGCGATGAGGATACCCGGGCGGAATGGGTGGACGGGGAGGTTATAATCTTGACGCCGGCGGCAAGTAAGCACCAGAAAATAATTATGCTTCTATCAAGTCTCTTGCGGGAATTTGCCCTGTTAAAAAATCTGGGTGAGATCTTAACCGCTCCCTTTCTGGTGCGCCTCCCCGGAACTTTACGGCGGGGACGGGAACCGGATATTCTTTTCGTCAGCAACGAAAAGCTTCCCTTTTTAAAGGAAACATACATGGATGGCGCTCCCGATCTTATTGTGGAGGTAACTTCTCCAGAAAGCCTGGTTCGGGACCGGGAAGAAAAATACGTAGAATACGAGGCCTCCGGTGTGCGGGAGTACTGGCTCATCGATCCGGACCGTCAGCAGGCGGAGTTCTTCCGGTTGGGAGAAAACGGACGCTACCGGACCATCTGGCCTGACCAGAACGGCATTTATCACTCAGAGGTCCTCCCCGGTTTCTGGTTGAAGGTAGACTGGCTCTGGCAGGACCCCCTTCCATCTGCCATTGCCTGTTTTAAAGAAATGGGCTTAATTTAG
- a CDS encoding type 4a pilus biogenesis protein PilO, with product MAFFGEKMSRRERVLLIILLALGLGFCLYQFILVPQAKAYMKTRQELKSAQEKLASYRAVAAALKDESEKLERTRGEANILGKQFATELRKGGDIVLLGLEAAARNVDVTGVEPGGIREQKFTLELPVTISVEGNFRDVLGFCKSLEQGALCNLVEIRGIKMEGTPTPGRIKAVLSVVIYADKSPRGRLQLEEMEKWLTGRYNIFAPAGGVAPIPELAGQLKGLPAPPGTSGAPESPGTGDASGFTGESLFAGKTMGVAEEVYYFNK from the coding sequence ATGGCCTTTTTTGGGGAGAAAATGAGCCGCAGGGAAAGGGTGCTGTTGATTATCCTTCTGGCCCTGGGGCTGGGGTTTTGCCTTTACCAATTTATCCTGGTGCCCCAGGCAAAAGCTTACATGAAGACTCGCCAGGAATTAAAGAGTGCCCAGGAAAAACTGGCCAGCTACCGGGCCGTTGCTGCCGCTTTAAAGGATGAAAGTGAGAAACTGGAAAGAACCAGGGGAGAGGCGAACATTCTGGGGAAGCAATTTGCCACAGAGTTAAGGAAGGGAGGGGACATTGTCCTGCTGGGCCTGGAGGCGGCGGCCAGAAACGTGGACGTAACGGGGGTGGAGCCCGGCGGGATCAGGGAGCAAAAATTCACCCTGGAGCTGCCCGTAACCATCTCCGTTGAAGGGAACTTCAGGGACGTGCTGGGCTTTTGCAAAAGCCTGGAGCAGGGTGCCCTCTGTAACCTGGTCGAGATCAGGGGCATCAAGATGGAAGGTACTCCCACACCCGGCAGGATTAAGGCTGTACTCAGCGTAGTCATCTATGCCGACAAGTCACCCAGGGGTAGGCTCCAATTGGAGGAAATGGAGAAGTGGCTTACCGGCCGCTATAATATTTTCGCTCCGGCGGGGGGTGTGGCGCCCATTCCGGAGTTGGCCGGTCAGCTAAAAGGGCTACCTGCGCCGCCCGGCACGAGCGGGGCTCCGGAATCACCCGGTACTGGAGATGCGTCAGGATTTACAGGCGAAAGTCTGTTTGCCGGGAAAACAATGGGGGTAGCCGAAGAGGTCTATTATTTCAACAAGTGA
- a CDS encoding PilN domain-containing protein, whose protein sequence is MYRVNLLPPKLQRESTIDVRRLLILAGATTLIGGFLGACVFFPLNFLLMKNELAFTRQQIADLESVVARVEAMKKERQDLEGAIKEYSATLKERKTWSEIISRLGSITPVDLWLTGLEISNQQSQEGKNEGEAAASKSAGSQPSKDREGGGPPAKPNVMVFKGVSRTLSSVGVFEHNLYQLGYFERVELKKISAGKDGFAFEVTGYLKEEKGR, encoded by the coding sequence ATGTACCGGGTCAACTTGCTGCCGCCCAAACTGCAGCGCGAGAGCACCATTGATGTCCGCCGGTTGCTTATCCTGGCAGGAGCCACCACTCTTATTGGCGGATTTTTGGGTGCGTGCGTGTTTTTCCCGTTGAACTTTCTGCTCATGAAGAACGAACTGGCCTTTACCAGGCAGCAAATTGCTGATCTGGAATCGGTAGTTGCCCGGGTGGAGGCCATGAAAAAGGAAAGGCAGGATCTGGAAGGAGCTATAAAAGAGTACAGCGCCACTTTAAAGGAAAGAAAAACCTGGAGCGAGATCATTTCCAGGTTGGGCTCCATTACGCCCGTGGATCTGTGGCTGACAGGGCTTGAGATTTCCAACCAGCAGAGCCAGGAAGGAAAGAATGAAGGCGAAGCAGCAGCTTCAAAGAGTGCAGGAAGCCAGCCTTCAAAAGACAGGGAAGGAGGCGGGCCACCGGCGAAGCCCAACGTCATGGTTTTTAAAGGCGTTTCCCGCACTCTTTCCTCAGTGGGCGTGTTTGAGCATAACCTTTATCAACTCGGATACTTCGAAAGGGTAGAGCTAAAAAAGATAAGTGCGGGGAAAGATGGCTTTGCCTTTGAAGTTACTGGTTACTTGAAGGAGGAAAAGGGTCGCTAA
- the pilM gene encoding pilus assembly protein PilM, which translates to MILKNFLPRKTHFMGIDVGTHEVKVAEVKVIDGEPEVVALRRCPSPQGVWSKEFDEEKLVEALKEIANPRLKEVITCIGGENVIGRIVRLPPMEEKELEKAVRFEVERFVPTPVDQLIIRSVWLEEEENESRKTPRIRIFIPRTREVREIEGVTGEGRSLLILAVPAAVVYQYHSIFSRAGLLVTAVDLQAFALWRLFGRGAPGTVAIADIGAKNSHLVVVREGIVRFLRLLPVGGNAVTAFLANTYGVEFAEAEKMKLEAAASREEESSGLPGLLQASDLFHGGIMEIARELKRSLEFYSAQEKVQVERVILSGGAVKLKELPGHLQESLGIPVEVGLPDIRLPDEGPYDPAYAVAIGLALREVV; encoded by the coding sequence GTGATTTTGAAAAACTTCCTCCCCCGCAAAACGCACTTCATGGGCATAGACGTTGGCACTCACGAAGTAAAAGTAGCGGAAGTAAAAGTGATTGACGGCGAGCCGGAAGTGGTGGCCCTGCGGCGCTGTCCCAGCCCGCAGGGGGTGTGGTCCAAAGAATTCGATGAAGAAAAACTTGTTGAGGCGCTCAAAGAAATTGCCAATCCCAGGTTAAAGGAAGTAATTACCTGCATCGGCGGTGAAAATGTTATCGGCCGTATCGTGCGCCTGCCGCCAATGGAAGAAAAGGAACTGGAGAAGGCCGTGCGCTTCGAGGTGGAACGATTTGTGCCCACACCGGTGGACCAGTTAATTATCAGGTCCGTGTGGCTGGAAGAAGAGGAGAACGAGTCGAGAAAAACGCCGCGGATAAGAATTTTTATCCCGCGGACGAGAGAGGTTCGGGAAATAGAGGGGGTCACCGGAGAAGGCCGGAGCTTGCTGATCCTGGCCGTGCCGGCAGCGGTGGTTTACCAGTACCACAGCATCTTTTCCCGTGCCGGGCTGCTGGTCACCGCTGTTGACCTGCAGGCTTTTGCCTTATGGCGCCTGTTTGGCCGCGGCGCACCGGGTACGGTGGCCATTGCAGACATTGGGGCGAAGAACTCGCACCTGGTGGTGGTGCGGGAGGGGATAGTCCGTTTTTTGCGCCTTTTGCCCGTGGGAGGCAATGCCGTAACTGCGTTTTTAGCCAATACCTACGGAGTGGAGTTTGCCGAAGCAGAGAAAATGAAGCTGGAGGCAGCCGCATCTAGGGAGGAAGAAAGCTCTGGTCTTCCGGGTCTCCTCCAGGCATCCGATCTCTTTCACGGCGGCATCATGGAAATAGCCAGGGAGCTGAAAAGATCGCTGGAGTTTTACTCCGCGCAGGAAAAGGTCCAGGTGGAAAGGGTTATTTTAAGCGGCGGGGCGGTCAAGTTGAAAGAGCTGCCGGGACACCTGCAGGAATCACTGGGGATACCTGTGGAAGTGGGGCTGCCGGATATCAGGCTGCCGGATGAGGGTCCGTACGATCCTGCTTATGCAGTGGCCATCGGCCTGGCTTTAAGGGAAGTGGTGTGA
- a CDS encoding pilus assembly PilX N-terminal domain-containing protein has translation MARVLSNRSGQALVLVLLMTTFIFMVGGAALALGTTTRRNAALDIFQKKAYYIAEAGVEKALARAKSDPGWVARLPLRSDFTNTSDELFLPENIPYDENGIIEQVRVIKTGEDAAGKEVYLKIKSVGRTQQSSRTLVVEATVIYPFPREVFKGFWVNRLEGLPQGHGVNFSIDTYITEEDLTLPKDSVFDGKIFCKGKVILDGARSHQVSIGGKIYALGGVELSYVTNLNNNSNLTIYVDSSSKVNLHEGVTVNYQVVVLPTQELLSKMPPSPPELLNPERLNWYRVNTDFTHLPADLKFKNGIYYIKGNVEFAGTYSGQALVVVEGGVTIGSGRDKYLKREREDDCLIILATGEVKTHNAHINPIEAFLYSGTGIRLQNGAGFTGGLISPQFDANGNTISVTQDESILRAYEQSLTWSTSEVKITKWVG, from the coding sequence GTGGCGCGCGTGCTTTCTAACCGCAGCGGCCAGGCGCTTGTTCTTGTGCTCTTGATGACCACCTTTATTTTCATGGTCGGCGGCGCAGCCCTGGCTTTGGGGACCACGACCCGCAGGAACGCCGCGCTGGACATTTTCCAGAAGAAAGCGTACTACATTGCTGAGGCAGGGGTGGAGAAGGCGCTGGCAAGGGCCAAGAGCGACCCCGGGTGGGTGGCCCGCCTGCCATTAAGGAGCGATTTTACCAACACCAGCGATGAACTTTTTCTGCCGGAAAACATTCCATACGATGAAAACGGAATCATCGAGCAAGTGAGGGTGATTAAGACTGGTGAAGATGCTGCTGGAAAAGAAGTCTACTTGAAAATAAAATCCGTGGGAAGGACCCAGCAAAGCAGTCGCACATTGGTTGTGGAAGCGACGGTCATTTATCCCTTTCCCCGAGAAGTTTTTAAGGGTTTTTGGGTAAACAGGCTTGAGGGGCTTCCTCAGGGTCATGGCGTTAACTTTAGTATTGATACCTATATCACGGAGGAAGACCTCACGTTACCTAAGGATTCTGTCTTTGATGGGAAAATTTTTTGTAAAGGAAAAGTTATTCTCGATGGCGCGCGAAGCCATCAAGTAAGCATTGGTGGGAAGATATACGCTTTAGGAGGCGTTGAGTTAAGTTACGTAACCAACTTAAATAACAACAGTAACTTGACTATTTATGTGGACAGTTCTAGCAAGGTAAATTTGCACGAAGGCGTAACGGTCAATTACCAAGTGGTGGTTCTTCCCACACAGGAACTTCTTTCAAAAATGCCGCCTTCTCCTCCAGAATTGTTAAATCCTGAGAGGCTAAATTGGTACAGAGTAAATACCGATTTTACTCACCTTCCTGCTGACTTAAAATTCAAAAATGGTATTTACTATATAAAAGGAAATGTAGAGTTTGCCGGGACGTACTCTGGTCAGGCATTGGTAGTGGTTGAAGGAGGAGTGACCATTGGAAGTGGCCGTGATAAATACTTAAAAAGAGAGCGAGAGGATGATTGTTTGATTATTTTAGCTACTGGAGAAGTGAAGACCCATAACGCTCATATAAATCCTATAGAGGCATTTCTTTATTCAGGCACAGGGATTCGGCTACAGAATGGAGCCGGTTTTACAGGTGGCTTAATTAGCCCACAGTTCGATGCAAATGGCAACACGATTTCAGTAACACAAGACGAAAGCATACTCAGGGCATACGAGCAATCACTAACTTGGAGCACGTCGGAAGTGAAAATTACGAAATGGGTTGGTTAA
- a CDS encoding PilW family protein encodes MRSERGFTLVEAVVAMTIFSFVAVLVAALYLHGYQNYSRESDRIEVQENLRLAASMMVARIRQGTTIKVYSSSGPPNVQNTGPWIEFNDGTGGFRFDAVGREIEEKNDSRWQPLASNIKSLVFKYDEDRKIVFISMTGEKGRSDPVSLTTEVHLRVSQ; translated from the coding sequence ATGCGCAGTGAGCGGGGCTTCACCCTGGTGGAAGCCGTTGTGGCCATGACCATTTTTTCTTTTGTGGCCGTGCTGGTGGCTGCCCTTTACCTGCACGGCTACCAGAATTACAGCCGGGAGAGCGACAGGATCGAGGTTCAGGAAAACCTACGCCTTGCGGCAAGCATGATGGTGGCCAGGATAAGGCAGGGTACTACCATTAAAGTGTATAGTAGTAGTGGACCTCCAAACGTACAGAACACCGGTCCTTGGATTGAATTTAATGATGGGACGGGGGGGTTTCGCTTTGATGCTGTTGGTAGAGAGATAGAGGAGAAAAACGATAGCAGGTGGCAGCCACTGGCCAGCAACATAAAGAGCCTGGTTTTCAAATACGATGAGGACAGAAAAATAGTGTTCATTAGCATGACCGGCGAAAAGGGGAGGAGCGACCCAGTCAGCTTGACTACCGAAGTTCACTTGCGGGTTTCCCAGTAA
- a CDS encoding type IV pilus modification PilV family protein → MSRKSESGMSLVEVIVAIFLLGLVTVSLLQLFLTGNVFTAVAGHEVASANLAQEILEEMKSVPWNQIGTARGGTADTILLDPAAGSENGKYMWYTIALTSGTGAGQVRQVVGYSGSSNTATVSLPWDEVPDNTTRYILFPWPVSGKAQGGTSNTIVLDSSLSQEDGYYKGYLIAITGGRGTGQWRRVVSSTGSTVTVDPPWNDVPDATSEYRMVRETCPYRVLEKEVAASGDLITFEVTVTYQDRGQQREVSLTTDKLRR, encoded by the coding sequence ATGAGCCGGAAAAGTGAAAGCGGCATGAGCCTGGTGGAGGTTATCGTGGCCATCTTCCTCCTGGGCCTGGTGACCGTCTCTTTGCTGCAGCTTTTTCTCACCGGCAACGTCTTCACCGCTGTGGCCGGCCACGAGGTAGCTTCCGCCAACCTGGCGCAGGAGATCCTGGAGGAGATGAAAAGCGTTCCCTGGAACCAAATCGGAACCGCGCGGGGAGGTACTGCTGATACGATTTTACTGGACCCCGCGGCCGGCAGTGAAAATGGAAAGTACATGTGGTACACTATTGCCCTCACCAGCGGTACGGGCGCCGGCCAGGTGAGGCAGGTCGTCGGGTACAGCGGTAGCAGCAACACGGCCACCGTAAGCCTTCCTTGGGATGAGGTGCCGGACAATACCACGCGGTATATTCTGTTCCCGTGGCCCGTTTCCGGCAAAGCGCAAGGAGGCACTTCCAATACCATTGTTTTGGATAGCAGCTTAAGCCAGGAGGATGGCTACTACAAAGGTTACTTGATCGCCATCACTGGCGGCAGGGGTACAGGGCAGTGGCGAAGAGTTGTATCGTCTACCGGCAGCACGGTCACTGTGGACCCGCCCTGGAACGATGTGCCGGACGCAACTTCGGAGTACAGGATGGTCCGGGAAACATGCCCCTACCGGGTGCTTGAGAAAGAGGTGGCTGCATCCGGCGATCTGATTACGTTTGAAGTCACCGTCACCTACCAGGACCGGGGGCAGCAGCGGGAGGTGTCCCTGACTACAGATAAGCTCAGGCGGTGA
- a CDS encoding type IV pilin protein → MYKFFCRQEGFTVVEMIAVLTAIAVLASTSFGFYRGYVDRGKITRAKMEIVNMQAALDGYCTLNDSYPSGADLEKAGLPLELVGTDGTKAYTYGYRTDSASPSSVIGYVLKTSRPVGNTGLYVYGAGSYGSSDPPEVRSTVPSP, encoded by the coding sequence ATGTATAAGTTTTTCTGCCGCCAGGAAGGCTTTACCGTGGTAGAAATGATAGCCGTGCTTACAGCTATTGCGGTGCTGGCCAGCACGAGCTTTGGCTTTTACCGGGGCTACGTTGACCGGGGTAAGATAACCAGGGCCAAAATGGAAATTGTGAACATGCAGGCTGCCCTGGACGGCTACTGCACCCTCAACGACAGCTATCCTTCCGGAGCGGATTTGGAAAAAGCCGGCCTCCCCCTGGAGCTTGTGGGCACGGACGGCACGAAGGCCTATACTTACGGCTACCGCACAGATTCAGCTTCACCCAGCAGCGTTATCGGCTATGTCCTCAAGACCTCCCGTCCGGTCGGCAACACTGGCCTTTACGTCTATGGTGCGGGAAGCTACGGCAGTTCCGATCCTCCTGAGGTGCGCTCAACCGTACCCTCGCCATAG
- a CDS encoding O-antigen ligase family protein, producing the protein MIVSLVALIVLLKDRTPVNQPAFIPLFFFMVFLMISSFLAPVPMTAWIGSPFRFTGATTWYACIVLFILASSCRKAEKLLGYLCATAAVVSSLAVLQYFGINLVPHEPAREGLIAYGTLPHPNFLGTYTVFILPAAAIFYLRTQKWPWLLCSALIYAGLLVSLCRGSWMAGAIGIALVVFFALKDKEKRRPLLLLGLAFLIVTLALLPARDGLLLARMLSVPVEAGKALHFEDAAGSHRLFIWKKLLRLIPHFWAFGVGPDHLIYGRLALPDDSIVDKAHNIFLEIAVTMGVFALASYLAFLCFILRPPRSEAGFAPSVMVSAKIMGNC; encoded by the coding sequence ATGATCGTCTCCCTGGTTGCCCTGATCGTCCTGCTTAAGGATAGAACGCCGGTAAACCAACCGGCTTTTATTCCTTTGTTCTTCTTCATGGTTTTTCTGATGATCTCCTCTTTCCTCGCGCCCGTCCCCATGACGGCCTGGATCGGCAGCCCCTTTCGCTTTACCGGCGCCACCACCTGGTACGCGTGCATCGTTTTATTCATCCTCGCTTCTTCCTGCCGGAAGGCCGAAAAGCTGCTGGGCTATCTCTGCGCCACCGCCGCCGTTGTCTCTTCCCTGGCCGTACTGCAGTACTTTGGGATTAACCTGGTGCCGCACGAGCCGGCCCGCGAAGGCCTGATTGCCTACGGTACCCTGCCCCACCCCAATTTCCTAGGGACCTACACGGTGTTCATCCTGCCCGCCGCCGCAATTTTTTACCTGCGGACGCAAAAGTGGCCATGGCTTTTATGCTCCGCCCTCATTTACGCCGGGCTCCTGGTGAGCCTGTGCCGGGGCTCCTGGATGGCGGGAGCAATAGGAATTGCCCTGGTTGTCTTTTTTGCCCTCAAGGACAAAGAAAAAAGAAGGCCCCTTCTTTTGCTGGGGCTGGCTTTCTTAATTGTCACGCTGGCACTCCTGCCCGCGCGGGACGGCCTTTTGCTGGCCAGGATGCTTTCCGTTCCCGTGGAGGCTGGCAAGGCCCTGCATTTTGAAGATGCGGCGGGATCCCACCGCCTCTTTATCTGGAAAAAACTACTCCGGCTCATTCCCCACTTCTGGGCCTTTGGCGTGGGGCCGGACCACCTGATTTACGGGCGGCTTGCCCTGCCGGACGACTCCATCGTGGACAAGGCCCACAACATCTTTTTAGAAATTGCCGTGACCATGGGCGTGTTCGCCCTGGCGTCCTACTTAGCCTTCTTATGCTTCATCTTGCGCCCGCCCAGGAGTGAGGCGGGTTTCGCGCCTTCCGTGATGGTCAGCGCGAAAATCATGGGCAACTGTTAA
- a CDS encoding competence type IV pilus major pilin ComGC, with protein sequence MLGLKRYLRNEKGFTMIEMMVVLIIIAVLIGAGIKFYSGYIENAKITKAKAQISTMQSALDSWFAEKGSYPDTTNELKYAGVIPSDETTSDTDIGNDSDVDLPGLLDPWGQNYDYRTDADGTKYCISTGYDKVKGDKEVIGQGKDGNSDPPDLADSAALP encoded by the coding sequence ATGCTCGGTTTAAAGCGCTACCTGCGCAATGAAAAAGGCTTCACCATGATTGAGATGATGGTCGTCCTGATCATCATCGCGGTGTTGATTGGCGCGGGGATCAAGTTTTATAGTGGGTACATTGAAAATGCAAAAATTACCAAAGCCAAAGCACAAATCAGCACCATGCAATCAGCCCTTGATAGCTGGTTTGCGGAAAAGGGGTCGTACCCCGATACCACAAATGAACTAAAATATGCAGGTGTAATTCCATCTGACGAAACCACTAGTGATACTGATATTGGAAATGACTCCGATGTAGATTTGCCTGGGCTACTAGACCCCTGGGGACAAAACTATGATTACAGGACCGATGCTGATGGTACGAAGTACTGCATCAGCACTGGCTATGATAAGGTTAAAGGTGATAAAGAAGTTATAGGCCAGGGTAAAGATGGCAACTCCGACCCGCCTGACCTTGCTGATAGTGCTGCCTTGCCCTAA